The genomic segment CAGCGGTGCGTGGGCAGGCAACTCTGCGAGCGCGTTGGGTGGGGTGGGAAACAGCGGCGCATCGCGCCAGGCATTCACCGGGTAGACCAGCAACAGCAGCGCCAGGGGCAGCAACCAGGCCCATGCCGGCAAGGACTCTGCGCCCAGGGTGGAGAGGCTCACCACCAAGGACAGCGGAAAGCCCCCCGCGATCAGCAGGCGTCGCCACCAGGTGGGGCCCCATAGGCTACAAGCCACGCCCAGCGCACTGCTCAGTCCAAGGGCCCACGACAGCGCGACCCCCTCCCCCAGCAAGGCGCGAAAGAGTGCCCAGCAAGCAGCCCAGGCAAACACCGCAGGCAGCGGCCATTGCCAATGGGCGGGGTTGAGGCGGCGCATCATGTTTAACAGCCTAAAGAGCCTCTAGCGCTCGTGGGATATGCGCAGAATGCTCTCATTTTCATAGCGCTTTGCAGTTAACGATTACCGCCGGGTGCCAGGCGGTCGATCAGGCCATTAAGCTCTTCGAGCGAGCCGAACTGGATCACCACTTCGCCCATCTCTTCCATGCGGCCGTGGCGTTTGACACGCTTTTTGATGTGCACATCCACCTGCGCCATGAGCAGGTCAGAGAGCTCTTCCTCAACCCGCTTGATATCGCGCGATTTCTCTTTGGCCGGCTTTTGCGGGGTGAGCGAAAACTCGGCGCCGAGCTTCTTGACCAGGCTCTCGGCCTCGCGCACCGACATCTTTTTGGTGGCAATCTGGTTGGCCGCCGTGATCTGGGTGGCGCGGTCGAGTGCCAGCAAGGCACGGGCATGGCCCATGTCGATATCGCCAGCCATCAGCATGGTTTGCACCGGGTCGGCCAGGTTCAAGAGGCGCAGCAAATTGCTGGCAGCACTGCGCGAGCGGCCTACGGCCTGGGCCGCGGTTTCGTGGGTCAGGCCGAACTCTTTGATCAGGCGTTGCAGGCCCTGGGCCTCTTCAAGCGGGTTGAGGTCTTCACGCTGGATGTTCTCGATCAGCGCCATCGCGGCCGCAGCCTCGTTAGGCACATCGCGCACCAGCACCGGCACCTCGGTCAGGCCGGCCAACTTGGCGGCGCGGAAACGGCGCTCGCCAGCAATGATTTCGTAAATGGCGCGCTTGCGGCCTTCGCCGATGTTGGGTGCCGCATCTGCCTCATCGAGCTTGCGCACCAGAATCGGCTGCATGATGCCCTGCGCCTTGATGGACTCGGCCAGCTCGTACAAAGCGCCCTCGTCCATGTGGGTGCGCGGCTGGTACACGCCGGCCACCATGTCAGCCAAAGGCAAGGTGCTGGGGGCAGCAGCAGTGGTGGTGCCCGTGGACTCGGTAGCCGGGGGCGCATCGACCACTTTGGGGCCGAGCAGGGCTTCGAGGCCCATGCCCAGGCCTTTGGGTTTTTTGGTGACCATGTTCTTTTCCTTCTTGATATCGTGTGTGGTGGTGGCCGGCGGATCAGCCTGCGCGCGCCATCAGCGCGTGCAGGCGGGCGATGCCCTCGGGCCAATCGCCCAGGCCGGAGTCGGCATTGAGGTGGCCGGCGTTGCCGCAGTCCACAAAATCAGCCCCCCAAGCGGTGGCGAATTGCTGTGCCCGCTCGAAGGTGCAATACAGGTCATTGCGGCTGCCCAGCAGCTCAGCGGGAAACGGCAGTTTGTCCATCACCACTGGCCACCAGCTTTTGAGCGGGGCTTGCAGCTCTTCGCGCTCCGGGTCGCCGGGCCCGACCAGAAAGGCCGCTTTCACGCGGTGGGTGTTTTGCGAATGCTGGGCCCAGGCGGCGGTGAGGATGCAACCCAGGCTGTGCGCTACCAGCACCACGGGTGTGGGCGCAGCCAATATGGCTTCTTCGAGCTGCATCATCCAGTCACCCCGCAGGGGTTGCATCCAGTCGTGCTGCTGCACACGGGTGAAGCCGTGCAGCGCCTCCCAGCGGCTTTGCCAGTGGGCGGGACCGGAGTTTTGCCAGCCTGGCAGTAGGAGGATGGTAGGAGTGGACATGGTTGCTATGAATTCAGGAGCTACTGGGGCAACAAGCGTCTGGGCCAAAGGTGGATTTGGCTTGCAATGGCGCCTACATCACCTTGATGCGGTCCACCATCTCTTGCGCGAAGGTCAAAAAGGCCTGTGCCCCTTTGGACTGGGGATCAAACACCACGCCCGGCACCCCATAACTGGGCGCCTCGGCCAGGCGCACGTTGCGGGGGATGACTGTGTTGAACACCTTGTCGCCGAAGTGGGCGCGGAGCTGCTCGCTCACCTGCTGCTGCAGGGTAATGCGCGGGTCAAACATCACCCGCAGCAGGCCGATGATTTGCAAGTCGTCGTTCAGGTTGGCTTTGACTTGCTTGATGGTGTTGACCAAGTCCGTCAGCCCTTCGAGTGCAAAGTACTCGCACTGCATTGGCACGATAACGCCATGGGCGCAGCACAAGCCGTTGAGGGTGAGCATGCTCAAGGATGGGGGGCAGTCGATGAGCACGAAGTCATATTCATGGTCCACCACAGCCAGCGCCTGCTTGAGACGGCGCTCGCGCCGCTCCAGCTCCACCATCTCGACCTCGGCACCGGCAAGCTCACGGTTGGCACCCAGAATGTCGTAGCTGCAGCCACCCTCGATCAGCTTCTCGCTGCGAGTGCGGGCCTCTGCCACTGAGGCGGATTCCAGCAACACGTCGTACACGGTGAGCTCCAGCTTGCGCTTGTCTACGCCCGAACCCATGGTTGCATTGCCTTGGGGATCGAGATCGATCATCAGCACGCGCTGGCCGACTTTGGCCAGTCCGGCCGCCAGATTCACGGTAGTAGTGGTTTTGCCGACGCCACCTTTTTGGTTGGCAACGCAGAAAATTTTGGCCATAAAGCGCTCAGGGTGAGAAAACAGAAAACCGGTTCAACGGGACTTTTATTTGGCCGACTGCAAGGCCAGACGGATACCGAAGCCGACCAGAAACAGGCCCGCCAGCTTCTCGAGCACCCGCCCGATCATGGGGTTGGCGCGCACGCGCTCGGCGAGAAAGTGGGTCAGCAGCGTGGCGCCCAGCCCGTACAAAAATGTGAGGAAAGCGATAGTGGCCGCCATGAAGGCGTACGTCACCAGCCCTTGTTGGCTGGTGCGGTCCACAAACAGGGGGAAGAAGGCCATGTAAAACAAAATGGCCTTGGGGTTGAGCAAGGTGATCAGGAGCGCCTGGCGCAAGTAGTGGCCGGCCTTGATGTTGAGCACCGGTGCTGCGCCGGGTTTGGCCGTCAGCATCTTGAAGCCCAACCACCCGAGGTACGCGGCACCCGCCCACTGCACGGCATGAAAGGCATCCGGATACGCCGCCAAGAGCGCTGCTACGCCGGCCACCGCAGACCACATGAGCACTTGGTCACCCAGAATCACACCCAGGGTTGCGGCCAGCCCACCCTTGATGCCACCCTTGCTGGTAGACGTGACCAGCGCGAGATTGCCCGGGCCGGGGATCGCCAGAAACACGATGATGGTAATGACAAAGGTGCCGTAATCGGTGACGCCGAGCATGGGTTTTCTTTCGGGGGGAAGGCGTCGAGTTTACGTTGGAAACTTCGTGGCGGGCGTTGGGTTCCATCAAGCGGGCGATAGAAAGGCAGCGGCGTGTTGTTTCACGTGAAACTTGCCTGTGCGCAGCTTGCTCATTAACGATCTTGCTGAGCACGTCTTGGGGTAGGCGTGAGCCCCGCCGTTCGTGTCCCCCGCCTGCTGCGCAGGCTCCTCCTTGACCTCACTCTGGGGTTCACGCCTACCCCAAGACTACGAAGAGCGCCCAGAAACTCAACAGGCCGCAAGAGGATCAATCACACCGCGCGGTTGGGTGGGGTTACGCGTTTTGCGCAGGTCAAGGAGGAGCCCGCGCAGCGGGCGGGGGACACGGAGCAAAACGCGTGACCCCACCCAACCCTCGCCAAAGGGAAAAGCGAAAAGGCTTAGCCCACCACCCGCTTACGCATCCACACAATGCACCGCTCCGCATCCAACCACGGCACCACAAGTTGTTCCACGTGAAACACTTCCACCGAAGCGGACAGCGCAGCCATTTCATCCGCAGGGTGCTTGCCCTTCATACCCATCCACACACCCTGCTCTGCCAAGGCCTTTTCTGACCAAGTCGTAAAGTCGACCAACGATGCAAAAGCGCGCGAGCTCACCACATCGTAGGGCTCGCTCAAACTCTCTACCCGGGCGTGAATGCCACGCAGATTCGGCAACTTCAAGGTCACCGCCACTTGCTGAATGAACGCTGCCTTTTTAGCGACCGTGTCCACACAGTGCACCGTGATGTGGGGGCAACAAATCGCAATCACAATACCGGGCAAGCCAGCGCCGGAGCCCACATCCAGCAGGCGGGGTTTGTCACCACAAACACTTGCTGTCTGCTGCACCGCCAACTGTTTTTGTAGCGGTGCAATCGCTGCCAAGCTGTCAAACAGGTGGTGCGTCAGCATCTCGGCTGGATCGCGCACGGCCGTCAGGTTGTAGACCTTGGTCCACTTCTGGATCAAGCCCATGTACTCCAGCAGCGCCGCCGACTGCGCAGGCTGCAAGGTGAGGCCTAGCGCCGCACAAGCCCGACCCAATTGCTCCGAATGCCCTGCCCCGCTCATACCGCCTCCGCCTTTTCCACAAAGCCGCGGAAGTTGCCTTTCCGGAGGTGAATCATCAACAACGAAATCGTCGCCGGGGTGATGCCCGACAAGCGGGAAGCCTGCCCTAGCGTCTCCGGCTTGAATTTGCTCAGGCGCTGGCGTGCCTCAATGCTCAGGGCCGTGACCTGCATGTAGTCCAGGTCTTCAGGCAAGCGGAGGTTTTCGTAGTGGGCGGCGCGTTCGACTTCATCCTTCTGGCGTTCGATGTAACCGGAGTACTTGGCCGCAATTTCCACCTGCTCCACAACAGCCGCTACAAATGCCGCCTCAGCCAGATCCGTCGCCGGCAGGCCCGCTGTTTCACGTGAAACAGTGTCCAGCAAATCACGGTTGGCGTACTTTCCATGGTCCAGTGACATCAATCCGCCGTAACTCACATTCGGGCGGCGTAGCAAGTCGGCAAGGTTGTATTCGTGTTCAATCGATTTGCCCAACACGCGCTCGGATTCGTCGGCAGCGAGGTTGCGGGGGTTGACCCAGATACTGCGCAGGCGCTCTGTTTCACGTGAAACAGCATCCCGCTTGCGGCAGAAAGCGTCCCAACGGGCGTTGTCGACCAAGCCCAGCTCGCGGCCCACTTCGGTCAAACGGGCATCGGCATTGTCTTCACGCAGCTGCAGGCGGAACTCGGCCCGGCTGGTGAACATGCGGTAAGGCTCGGTCACGCCCTTGGTGATCAGGTCATCCACCAGCACACCCAGATAGGCCTGGTCACGGCCGGGCAACCAGCTGCTGCCGGTATAGCTGGCAGCACCAGCAGCACTCAGCGCCACATTGCAGCCCCCCATGGCGCGCACTTGCAGTGCCGCGTTAATGCCTGCGAACATGCCTTGTGCCGCCGCTTCTTCATAGCCGGTAGTGCCGTTGATCTGGCCGGCAAAAAACAGGCCGCCGATCTGGCGTGTCTCGAAGCTGCTCTTGAGCGAGCGCGGGTCAAAGTAGTCGTACTCAATGGCGTAGCCGGGGCGCAAGATGTGCGCGTTTTCCAGGCCGGCCATGCTGCGCACCAGGTCGTACTGGATGTCAAAAGGCAAGCTGGTGCTGATGCCGTTGGGGTAGTACTCGTGAGTGGTCAGGCCTTCAGGTTCCAAAAAGATCTGGTGGCTGTCTTTGTCGGCAAAGCGGTTGATCTTGTCTTCCACGCTCGGGCAGTAGCGCGGGCCCACGCCCTCGATCTTGCCGGTGAACATCGGGCTGCGGTCAAACCCGCTGCGGATGATGTCGTGGGTGCGCTCGTTGGTGTGGGTGATCCAGCACGGCACTTGCTGCGGGTGCATGGCGGTGTTGCCCATGAAGCTCACCACCGGCATCACATCGCTCATGCCACCGGCGACACCGTCACCAGGCTGCTCAATGCATTTGCTGAAGTCAATGCTGCGGCCGTCGATCCGCGGCGGGGTGCCGGTCTTGAGGCGGCCCTGCGGCAGCTTCAGTTCCTTGAGTCGGGCAGACAGCGACACGGCGGGCGGGTCCCCTGCCCGGCCGGCGGCGTAGTTGTTCAGGCCCACATGGATCTTGCCGTCCAAGAAGGTGCCAGCAGTCAGCACCACGGTCTTGCCCCGGAACTGGATACCAACCTGTGTCACCGCACCCACCACACGGGCGCCGTCTCCGTCGCCCTCGACCATCAAATCGTCCACCGCTTGCTGGAACAGCCAGAGGTTCGGCTGGTTCTCCAGCATCCGGCGGATGGCGGCCTTGTAGAGCACGCGGTCCGCCTGCGCGCGGGTCGCGCGCACTGCAGGGCCCTTGCTGCTGTTGAGAATACGGAACTGAATACCCGACTCGTCGGTGGCCAGCGCCATCGCACCGCCCATGGCGTCCACCTCTTTGACGAGGTGCCCTTTGCCAATACCGCCGATGCTGGGGTTGCAGCTCATCTGGCCCAAGGTCTCGATGTTGTGGGAAAGCAGCAGGGTTTTGCTGCCCATGCGGGCAGCGGCGAGCGCAGCTTCGGTGCCGGCATGGCCGCCGCCGACAACGATGACGTCGAATTCTTGTGGGTACAACATGGCAAGGGGGCGCAAGGGCGGACCACGATGCGGGTCCGGCCGGCGCAAAAAGAAAGGGAGTTGCCTATTTTAACGGCAGCTCCCCTTTTTGCCGAGTGCGGGGGCTTGGTGTCCTGACAGCCGCTGGCTTAGTGAATAAAAGCGCCCATCACCTTAATAGATATTGAGCGAACTGCTCCTGATTCGATAGCACCTTTCGGGACCATGGGACCAAGCAGCGACCCCACGCAATTCGACTGGATGACAGGCCTGGGCACCGTCGCCCTTTTAAGCGAGCGCCGCCTCGCGCTTCAAGAGCTCGGTGTCCCGGAACTCGATGTGCCCATACCCTAGCGCGAGCGCGCCTGCGCCCACTAGGTACTTGAGCTCTTTGGCAAGCGTTTGGCGCGTTACGCCGAGCATCATGGCCAGTTCTTCGTGTGAGACCT from the Rhodoferax potami genome contains:
- a CDS encoding ParB/RepB/Spo0J family partition protein; translation: MVTKKPKGLGMGLEALLGPKVVDAPPATESTGTTTAAAPSTLPLADMVAGVYQPRTHMDEGALYELAESIKAQGIMQPILVRKLDEADAAPNIGEGRKRAIYEIIAGERRFRAAKLAGLTEVPVLVRDVPNEAAAAMALIENIQREDLNPLEEAQGLQRLIKEFGLTHETAAQAVGRSRSAASNLLRLLNLADPVQTMLMAGDIDMGHARALLALDRATQITAANQIATKKMSVREAESLVKKLGAEFSLTPQKPAKEKSRDIKRVEEELSDLLMAQVDVHIKKRVKRHGRMEEMGEVVIQFGSLEELNGLIDRLAPGGNR
- a CDS encoding RBBP9/YdeN family alpha/beta hydrolase, which codes for MSTPTILLLPGWQNSGPAHWQSRWEALHGFTRVQQHDWMQPLRGDWMMQLEEAILAAPTPVVLVAHSLGCILTAAWAQHSQNTHRVKAAFLVGPGDPEREELQAPLKSWWPVVMDKLPFPAELLGSRNDLYCTFERAQQFATAWGADFVDCGNAGHLNADSGLGDWPEGIARLHALMARAG
- a CDS encoding ParA family protein — translated: MAKIFCVANQKGGVGKTTTTVNLAAGLAKVGQRVLMIDLDPQGNATMGSGVDKRKLELTVYDVLLESASVAEARTRSEKLIEGGCSYDILGANRELAGAEVEMVELERRERRLKQALAVVDHEYDFVLIDCPPSLSMLTLNGLCCAHGVIVPMQCEYFALEGLTDLVNTIKQVKANLNDDLQIIGLLRVMFDPRITLQQQVSEQLRAHFGDKVFNTVIPRNVRLAEAPSYGVPGVVFDPQSKGAQAFLTFAQEMVDRIKVM
- a CDS encoding LysE family transporter translates to MLGVTDYGTFVITIIVFLAIPGPGNLALVTSTSKGGIKGGLAATLGVILGDQVLMWSAVAGVAALLAAYPDAFHAVQWAGAAYLGWLGFKMLTAKPGAAPVLNIKAGHYLRQALLITLLNPKAILFYMAFFPLFVDRTSQQGLVTYAFMAATIAFLTFLYGLGATLLTHFLAERVRANPMIGRVLEKLAGLFLVGFGIRLALQSAK
- the rsmG gene encoding 16S rRNA (guanine(527)-N(7))-methyltransferase RsmG, with protein sequence MSGAGHSEQLGRACAALGLTLQPAQSAALLEYMGLIQKWTKVYNLTAVRDPAEMLTHHLFDSLAAIAPLQKQLAVQQTASVCGDKPRLLDVGSGAGLPGIVIAICCPHITVHCVDTVAKKAAFIQQVAVTLKLPNLRGIHARVESLSEPYDVVSSRAFASLVDFTTWSEKALAEQGVWMGMKGKHPADEMAALSASVEVFHVEQLVVPWLDAERCIVWMRKRVVG
- the mnmG gene encoding tRNA uridine-5-carboxymethylaminomethyl(34) synthesis enzyme MnmG, with the protein product MLYPQEFDVIVVGGGHAGTEAALAAARMGSKTLLLSHNIETLGQMSCNPSIGGIGKGHLVKEVDAMGGAMALATDESGIQFRILNSSKGPAVRATRAQADRVLYKAAIRRMLENQPNLWLFQQAVDDLMVEGDGDGARVVGAVTQVGIQFRGKTVVLTAGTFLDGKIHVGLNNYAAGRAGDPPAVSLSARLKELKLPQGRLKTGTPPRIDGRSIDFSKCIEQPGDGVAGGMSDVMPVVSFMGNTAMHPQQVPCWITHTNERTHDIIRSGFDRSPMFTGKIEGVGPRYCPSVEDKINRFADKDSHQIFLEPEGLTTHEYYPNGISTSLPFDIQYDLVRSMAGLENAHILRPGYAIEYDYFDPRSLKSSFETRQIGGLFFAGQINGTTGYEEAAAQGMFAGINAALQVRAMGGCNVALSAAGAASYTGSSWLPGRDQAYLGVLVDDLITKGVTEPYRMFTSRAEFRLQLREDNADARLTEVGRELGLVDNARWDAFCRKRDAVSRETERLRSIWVNPRNLAADESERVLGKSIEHEYNLADLLRRPNVSYGGLMSLDHGKYANRDLLDTVSRETAGLPATDLAEAAFVAAVVEQVEIAAKYSGYIERQKDEVERAAHYENLRLPEDLDYMQVTALSIEARQRLSKFKPETLGQASRLSGITPATISLLMIHLRKGNFRGFVEKAEAV